The genomic DNA TCCATTACAATCGAATAACACTACATATAGAAATCGAATAAATTACATAAATGCATCAGGGAAAGAGGATTTTggaaatgggtgaatcaactttttcttgcctgttattgccatggttacggtcccctgagtcacgctggtttaaGCAGCATAAtgttgcataaaaccagcgtgactcaggggaccgtaaccatgacaataacaggcaagaaaaacttgattcacccaaataagTAATTCTTGCTTCATTACATGTAATTTAGAGGCAAATATAGACTGCAACTTGTctggacttgaactcacggtctCTGGATCCAGAAGTCGTGAGTTCAAGTCGCACTCAAAGTAGTACTTTTGTAGCATCGATTGCACACGTTTCTGCTGGTCAATAAGTTAAAATTTTACATACAGCTGGTTGGAATGGTCGGACAATAGTAAGAAACTCGTGTTTAAAAACAAATCTTACGAAATTTTGAAAGcaagtttaaaaataataaagatttttgttGATTCTTTGATTTTTCCGATAAGGCTACGCTAAGAACCACTGGTGTATTTCGATTTTATAAAGAATGGCGCAATGCGTAAGTCAAAGGGCATCTCTTCAAATTTATTTGAGAGTTACTCTTACAAAACCATGTCTTACAAGGCAAATCCCTCACAAGATATTTATACTCTACGGTTATGGCCGGATTTATGCTTTTTCCTCATCAATGTCAAATTTTTCCCAACTCTCATCAGAATTGGCGCTAGCATCGTCTTTAACCTCCTTCTCtgcaaaataatcttcaacCAAATCGTTACCACAAACGTCAGATTTACCTTTCTTGACATTTTTCTTGCCGCCATTTTGATTTCTCTGTTTGTTGTTGCCAGTGTTCTTGTTTTTGATGTTGTTGTTGGCCAAGTCGCGGGATGATGTCTGTTTCGTCTTCTTGCTGGATATTTCCTTCTCGTATTCTTCTAGAAGTAGCGTTTGTTGTTCTTCGGTCAGTTCCACGTCATTCGCGAAGTCTTCTGTGAAGAGAATATAGACTGAATTCGGAATACATCTCAGTATCAATTTGGTTACTTTATGGTGATATTGATATGCAATCTTGTcattcaattttaaaacatttggaccacaaattacgaaataaaaagtaccatAAGGATTTTTcactttataaaattgatttttgacaaaaaaatcagTATTTTATCACTTTTAAAACGGTTAAGTAAGGTGCAACATGAAGACATGTAAGTCAGCTGCCGCTCCGTTGGTGTACTCAGTTTACGTAAACACGTTTTTTAGAAATTAATTACCGTTTAGACAGTATGAAGATGGATCTGTATTAGCTTCTCGTTCAGTAACTGGCAGGAGGTTGCGCAGGATCAGGTTAGTCGGTTTtcagattatccgatccgatatcggatgtctgaaggatttcaatgggaaaaatccaagatggcgcctgtaaggtataggatatcggtcctacatccgatatcggatcggataatgtgaaaacgcacttaggtggTACGCTCTcgtttggaggccaagattcattTTGGATCACCGAGTTAAAATGTTAGTTTTTAGTTAATAGTCATATCTTCGGTAGTAACTTACTCACCGTCCTCCCAAGCCACAGTGTCGGCTAGTACCAAAGGCTCAGTCAGCTCGGTCGGCTCGCTTTGCTCGCTCGGTTCCTCTTCTACTTCAGTTTCCACTCCAGATAGTACTTTTTTGGGGCTTCTGCAATAATATTTGAGATTACCGCGTATTTGCTTACTCTAATTTGACATTCATTGATGTGTTTGAATTTGCACACATGCCAATATTGACAACACATATTcttttttcaattattaatCATATCAGTCATGGCGAAATCAATCATTTATTTTCAGCGCTTTCTTCCACGCCTTGAAGacgcgtattttttttaaataaaataaatgggtgaataactttttcttgcctgttattgccatggttacggtcccccgagtcacgctggttttatccaaaattatgctactgaaattacacaagcatgcatgtagtccatgtttgtaggtgggaaattaaggaaagggcttgttaacaccagaaaaatgcatgtttgcatagtttaagtaacataattttgcataaaaccagcgtgactcaggggaccgtaaccatggcaataaccgGCAAGAAAAATTTTATTCACCCAAATGCACAatgaaagaagaaaaaaaaatcgtacgCATTAGAAAAACAATGGTCCATAATAACAAAATGGGCGTTATTATTTGGAAGAGCGGTCGTTAAACAtggtcatatttttttttgtaagggcAAGGCCCGAGTGCAGGACGCTCGGTGCGGAGCGTATGGCGGGGCCGGCGAACGTGCATACTATccatgcagcgtcgactcaggacacttgcatgcgttgcaataggctagtttcctactagtcaaatcagcttctttttaagaactgtcaaaacgatgaGGAGAGACGTCAaggtcaattaatttactttatatctttctctttgacttattaaatagaaattatgtttaaacataggtactatccatatttttcttcaaattatatggtgttttatttcgtgcaccgTATAAAATAttctaagtataggaaactagcctattgtttaaCATCGGCCCGtcgcacgcccaatatgagcgtgcactcagacctgacactaacggctcagccacgacattggtctaagcgcgacagcggtgagcggcggccatacattggagcgagacacagcgatgggacttttcattcgcacgtatggccgccgctcaccgctgtcgcgcttagaccaatgtcgtggctgggtcGTAAGGgctcatccataaattacgtcacacgttaagggggagggaggggttCGACGAAGTGTGACAAGAGGGTGGGAGGGGTTCTAaatttcgtgacgtcacatttcaaaatTTATCATAATGTAAGGCTACTTTATGAAAACCTCttaaacatatacaaatacagAATGTTCGCCGAACATTGTTCGGTAACCGGATGAAAAACCAAAAGTAGGAGATATTCTATGtaatttaagtacataaatGGAAATAAGATTGATTTCTAACCGTTGTTTTGATTCAATAATATTTACGTGTAAATTTGCAAAATAAGTATGTGACGTCGCACTAGGGAGGGGGGAGTCTCACAGATGTTACCAGCTGCGacaggaggggggggggggaggggtcaaaaatcatgatttttagtgtgacgtaatttatggatgatccctaagAAGTATTTGTTatctttattattagtgttaAAGTCaacccacgataagtttgcaacaatTTTGACAACCTCGCCGGTGCAACTGTTATTCTAAACGTAACTTCGATGAAatgatgacgtttacttaaccatTACAGAGGCAGGGCTAgcaaaatcgttgcaaacttatcgtgggctGACTATAATGTGATACTGACTGTTGTATGGGCTCGGCGTGTTGCCGGGGCAGGTGCGCCAGCACGGGGTCCGTGTCGGCGGCGGGCAGGCGGCGCGCGTCCGCCGCCAGGCGGTCCTGCAGCAGCGCCACGCGGAACAGGTACCTGACCGAAACATACATTTATTCTTTCGGATATAAATctgtagacagataaagtctaagaaaaaaaaacgtacctcagtaccatacagaaaaaggtacagtcgaccaaaaatgtggtttaccaccaccctacggttgaggttcgtttgaacgtcatgagaccacaaggtcgatttcccattgcaataatattatgtcagtgacaataggctagtttcctactagtcaaatcagcttctttttaagaactgtcaaaacgatttgctagtatggaattaatatgaaatactgaggagtgacgtcacggtcaattcatttactttttatctttctctttgacttattaaatagaaattttgttaaaatacaactactgtccatatatttattcaaattttgtggagctttatttcgtgcagtgcataaaatattttaagtataggaaactagcctattgctcTGTCTATATATGATACTTACGCcatgccatgtgtcaagtcaaccttagcgatcgttagagctcacagaaacttttgCCAAAACTGgcagaccactttcttggcccactgtacggtggcctagatagcattacacctttggggtacgctcagctagatagtgctaatattaatatttcaaatatttgacattttaacacatatcaagctaagaatatgggccaaattgtcaaaactgaggttcaaaagctttaagcctatgtcaagagatggcagtctatgcactgcgattacacattttacttcaacagcacagaactaaatcaagatagaaggaaaaagtgtatctacttcgcgtgcggaaaagttaaatagcgagcgacattgttcgccgcgcaagtcagtctgctcccgaccgctgcccgcgagtgacatacagtgaaaaatacaaaatggctcggtattcgataattaactgttcaaacaccaccaataaaagcaagggtgttaaacaaagtgtttcctatcatcggtaagtaccatttgtcctaaaatattttttattaaataaaaaacacgattttcctatttttatcatcaaaacattagctgacgtacggccgtcaaactagttttccattgcggctttaatttgacgagtccgacttagcgtgcgtttaaaacaagcgatataaaaataggctattcaaactgtcgagacaaagtgaaggtagatttgttattttgttcgtcgaactcacgtcgaacttaagaatagtggtgcaccacggaactatatcgtcatgtatgctgcgatttccttattcgatttaaatcgattttgcgaagcagtggaaattataattatgtttttatattgttatgaatctatacatataaagtacgagtgaaaagtaaattaaactttaaaataggttacagttacggtattaacgttgaatttgtggtcggcagaaaaacaaatacaaacataatacgctctatatttattatgaataaaaataactctaaaaatgtgttaatggttaattatatttataaattactaaaagttgtaacaaataacatgaggataatgctgtgagtacatggtcgattttcttaaaaatattacgaaatattaactagtattaatacctacctactaaaatctttgttcctggccttaggcaaattatatacctactagtgaattgtttgtcatcacacgaatacaggtatatacttacttcatttcacaacgaagatgaacatccgatatttttaacttcggcgggcatcccgcacgcaaactccacaatcgatcgaatgggttacgcggcgacaacgttcccatcactaaagtacactcgtgacgtcataggctcgacacaaaacgttacacgctcggtttcgctgttaatcgccgagcattttccttctatcttgatttagttctgtgttcAACAGTAACTTTCTATAATACGCAATCCTCTTTGGTGAATACAAATATCGCCACTAATCTACTTACACACGAGTTATGAGTTTCTCGACTACACTCGAGACaggcacatttggcacatttagttctattttttactagcttttgcccgcggcttcgctcgcgttagaaagagacaaaaagtaacctatgtcactctccatcccttcgactatctccacttaaaaaatcaagtcaactcgtcgctccgttttgccgtgaaagacggacaaacaaatagacacacacgctttcccatttataatattagtatgaatggAGACTAACAGTAGCAATTGAGTTGAGGCAAACCTCTCCCAGAAGTCTTCATAAGACACATCATCAGGTACTAGCTTGTCATACATGGCGCGTAGTAGCGGAGACGCGGAGTGGCGTTTGTCGGCCGAAGCGAGATGAGCTCTGCGCCTGACTCGAGAGAGGCATgccacattttttgcgtttttttATGGAAACACATGGAGACTCTAAATATATAGCCATACCTCTCCCAGAAATCTTCATGAGACACAGCATCAGGCACAAGCTTGTCATACATAGCGCGCAGCAGCGGAGACGCGGAGAGGCGCTTGGCGGCCGAGGCGGGCGAGATGAGTTCTGCGCCTGACTCGAGGGAGGCACGCCACGCGTCCAGCTCGGGGCTCGAGGCTGGGACGAGGTACGTCGCATCTACGCGTTGGAGGGCTTCTAGTTCTTTCTAGAATgtgatatttgttttatttaaatttagtgCTTATGTACAAAGGATAGGATTTTTTGGTGtttcagtgtaaataaaatccTCTTAAAGAAATTGTATTATAAAGTTACTGTATTAAGGGCTACGCTACGTTGCTATGGGTGTCTGATTcaccaatcagcttagtcgaacccattcccactagcgctatgctttgtggaataatgaacatgattggtggatatcgaACACATACACGTagcgcatctctggtggaaaggcacccttacgTTGGTAACAGCAGATATTGGGAGGGCCTCAAGTCTCAATTGCATAATATCACAAATATAATCaagtttaatgtttttgtgCCTCAGGGGTGCTTAATATCTCAATATGAATAGATAGATTAGAATGATTATTTACtgttaaaaatgaatatttctTACATTGTAGCATATTTTTTCTGTTAAAATTTAATCAACATTTAtatcgatatttttatttaattgtaaagATAGGTTGCTGTACTTGTAAGCTAGAAATTAAACTTACCTTGTATGTGGACAGCATGGTGGTGTCTCCGGAAGACAAGATGACCTCCGTGTCATCTTCATCGTCCGGCTCAGGGTTCAAGACTGTGCTCACTTGTCCTGAATAACGATAAAATAATATCAATCCTCTAGAGTCTAGAAGGACTTGACCAATATTAGACAAAACAGCTTTTTCTAATAAGCTAGTTACACATatcaatttttttactaaagtttgacgaccggttgggtgcagtcggtagtgacactgcctgctaagccgcggtcctgagttTGAATCCTGgcaagggaatttatttgtgcgatgaccacagatatttgttcctgtcatgaatgttttctatgtatttatttaatataaggatgtatatcgtcgcctagtatctatagtataagctttgcttagtttggggctaggttgatctgtgtaaggtgtcccctgatatttaagtatttattatcctttatttat from Leguminivora glycinivorella isolate SPB_JAAS2020 chromosome 22, LegGlyc_1.1, whole genome shotgun sequence includes the following:
- the LOC125237859 gene encoding BSD domain-containing protein 1-like isoform X1, which gives rise to MLLNRSHTITSIRTTDQDKTSPHVLLTTEYLYGRSPDVQASEPSTPQVEQPSGNWWDSWISSAKTKSAEVYSMVKKDLDEIGSAVKSEASHVFSTTSTALGKTLKLDEPESPANVMKKSLSTFIGQVSTVLNPEPDDEDDTEVILSSGDTTMLSTYKKELEALQRVDATYLVPASSPELDAWRASLESGAELISPASAAKRLSASPLLRAMYDKLVPDAVSHEDFWERYLFRVALLQDRLAADARRLPAADTDPVLAHLPRQHAEPIQQSPKKVLSGVETEVEEEPSEQSEPTELTEPLVLADTVAWEDEDFANDVELTEEQQTLLLEEYEKEISSKKTKQTSSRDLANNNIKNKNTGNNKQRNQNGGKKNVKKGKSDVCGNDLVEDYFAEKEVKDDASANSDESWEKFDIDEEKA
- the LOC125237859 gene encoding BSD domain-containing protein 1-like isoform X2, producing MMAEKSPDVQASEPSTPQVEQPSGNWWDSWISSAKTKSAEVYSMVKKDLDEIGSAVKSEASHVFSTTSTALGKTLKLDEPESPANVMKKSLSTFIGQVSTVLNPEPDDEDDTEVILSSGDTTMLSTYKKELEALQRVDATYLVPASSPELDAWRASLESGAELISPASAAKRLSASPLLRAMYDKLVPDAVSHEDFWERYLFRVALLQDRLAADARRLPAADTDPVLAHLPRQHAEPIQQSPKKVLSGVETEVEEEPSEQSEPTELTEPLVLADTVAWEDEDFANDVELTEEQQTLLLEEYEKEISSKKTKQTSSRDLANNNIKNKNTGNNKQRNQNGGKKNVKKGKSDVCGNDLVEDYFAEKEVKDDASANSDESWEKFDIDEEKA
- the LOC125237859 gene encoding BSD domain-containing protein 1-like isoform X3 — encoded protein: MLLNRSHTITSIRTTDQDKTSPHVLLTTEYLYGRSPDVQASEPSTPQVEQPSGNWWDSWISSAKTKSAEVYSMVKKDLDEIGSAVKSEASHVFSTTSTALGKTLKLDEPESPANVMKKSLSTFIGQVSTVLNPEPDDEDDTEVILSSGDTTMLSTYKKELEALQRVDATYLVPASSPELDAWRASLESGAELISPASAAKRLSASPLLRAMYDKLVPDAVSHEDFWERYLFRVALLQDRLAADARRLPAADTDPVLAHLPRQHAEPIQQSPKKVLSGVETEVEEEPSEQSEPTELTEPLVLADTVAWEDGERLRE